The Pseudomonadota bacterium genome contains the following window.
CAAGTCACGGATGCACCAGATCTCAATGTAACCCAGATCAAGTACCTTCTGAGCAATCTGGAAGCGATTGCTGGTGTTACAGACCTGGCGCAAATGTCTCTGTTCGAGATTAAGACCTTCCCTGTTGATGATATCGCAAAGATTTACAACTTGATTGAGTTCTCTAATCCACCTGGCTCTGAGCCTTCTGGTGAAGGTTGACGGAACGACGCGGCCTCATCTTGAGGCAACCAATCTTGATCACCTCATCGAAGCCTCGGCCAGCACGCCGTCCAACAGAACGAACATCTGCGTCCATTCCTTATTGGTGAAGTCGACAAACTTCGCCCAGTAGGGATGCAAGTCGTGGTGCAGTGTCAGCACACAGCCCTCACCGTCCGGGGTGATCATCACCGTCAGCAAGTCAGGTGCCGACGGTTCCTCGGCGGTCCAGAAGCGGAAGACGAGACGGTGCGGACGGTTGATTTCCAGATACGTGCCTTGATGTTCAACCGTCTTGCCGTCGCGCTGGTCGACAAAGACGAAGGAACCGCCGACGCTGGCGTCGATCCCGACGCGGCTGATCGCGCTGCCTGGCGAGGTGAAGAGCCAGCGGCGCGCGACATCCGGGTCAAGCCAGGCATCGAATACCTCTTCAGGTGCCGCGTCGAAGCGGCGTTCGATGGTGACGCGGACCGTGTCGCCGCTCGCCGCCGCACCGCCCATCACACCCTCACGGTGGCGAGATAGTCGCCCAGTTGCTCCAGCCCCTTTGCCCAGTGGCCGGCATAGCCGGTCTCGTCCGCTGCCGCGCAGGCACCTGGTGTCTTGAACCGTGTCTCAACGGTCAGGCGGGTCTGATCGCCTTCCTCGGCGAAGGTCACGCGGACCTCCGCACCCGGCGGCATGCCGGCGCCGCCGGCGTTGCGGTCATCGGGCGTGCCGTCATAGACGATGCGCTCTGGCCGGACGACCTCGCGAATGGTGGCGCTGCTTAGATAATCGACTCCGTCCGGCGAGCGCACGACATGACGAAAGTTGCCGCCGGCACACAGCTCGATCGTCGTGTCACCGACCGACCAGCCGGCCGGGAACCACCAACGGCGCAGATGGGCGGGATCGGTCCAGGCCTCCCACACAAGGGTGCGCGGTGCATCCAAAAGGCGCGTCACGACGACATGGGTGTCTTCGGTATCCACGGTGCGTTCAGCGTTTGCGGCCATGGTTCTTCCCCTTGGTTTTCAATTCGACCAGATAGTCCTCCAAACGATCCAGGCGGCCCTCCCAGATGGCGCGCTGTTCGGCGATCCAGGCTTCGGCGGCC
Protein-coding sequences here:
- a CDS encoding SRPBCC domain-containing protein encodes the protein MGGAAASGDTVRVTIERRFDAAPEEVFDAWLDPDVARRWLFTSPGSAISRVGIDASVGGSFVFVDQRDGKTVEHQGTYLEINRPHRLVFRFWTAEEPSAPDLLTVMITPDGEGCVLTLHHDLHPYWAKFVDFTNKEWTQMFVLLDGVLAEASMR
- a CDS encoding SRPBCC domain-containing protein → MAANAERTVDTEDTHVVVTRLLDAPRTLVWEAWTDPAHLRRWWFPAGWSVGDTTIELCAGGNFRHVVRSPDGVDYLSSATIREVVRPERIVYDGTPDDRNAGGAGMPPGAEVRVTFAEEGDQTRLTVETRFKTPGACAAADETGYAGHWAKGLEQLGDYLATVRV